The genomic stretch CGGCGCGGTGCTCCTGCAGACAGCCGTGTACTGCGGCGTGCCCGCGGCCAACTCGGCGTTCGCCACGGCGCAGCGGGTGCTGGCGGAGGAAGAAGACTGAACCCCCGCCCCGGTCACTCCAGTTGGACCCCCGCCCCAGTCACTCCCGCAGAGCCCCCGTGGCCAGCATCTCCTCCGCCCTCGCCACCAGGCCGTCGGCGCCGCACAGCCGCGCCAGGGTCAGACCCCGGCTGAGTTCCGCGGTGGAGCGGGACGCGATGCCGTACTCGATCCGAGCGGCCGCGTGTTCGTACTGGCAGGGCGAGGCGTCCAGGAAGGTGACCGCCTGCGCAGCGAGCCGCACCGCGCGCTGACCGGTCTCCAGAGCGGCGGCGCAGCGCAGGGCCTCACCGATGGCCGTGTCGGTGCCGAAGCGCTCGGCGTGCCGACGGACGTCGGTGGCCAGTTGGGCGGCCCGCGCCGGGTCCTCGGTGGCGAGAGCGCGGGCGAGGTCGACGGCCCAGGGCACCATGACGGTGTTGTGGTGTCCGCGGGCGGTGGCCGCCTTCTCGGCCTCCTCCAGTTCGTTGATGCCGTCCTTGGTGCGGCCGACGGCGAGCAGCAGCCGGCCGCGCACCGAGCGCGGGTCGGGCAGCACGATGGTGGACGGGTACGGCGGGGCGAAGCCGTACTGCTCGGCCACCTCCCAGGCCTCCTCGACATGGCCGCGGGCCAGCAGGGTGTCGACGAGGTTGCAGGTGGCGGACCAGTACAGCGGCAGCCCGCGGCCCACGCGCTCGGCCAGCCGCAGCGATTCGCGCAGCGACTTCTCCGCCTCCCGCAACCGGCCCCGCCTGCGGTGGCCGAAACCGACGTAGGCATGGGCCAGGGCGAGATGGCCGCCGCTCCAGCCCGCCGACTCGTATGCCCGCAGCGCCTCGGTGTAGAGGGCTTCGGCGCGGTCGAGCCGGTCCGTGTAGGCGTACGCGTTGGCCAGCATCATCAGCAGCTCGATGCCCCACTCGGGGTCGGTCCAGCCGAGGCCGGGCGCGAGGCGGCCGTTGACGAGGGCGCGGTCGCACAGTTCCGCGACCTCCTCGGCGTTCTCGCCGCGGGCCATGGCGTCGAAGCCGCGCAGGATGAGCAGGGCGCGCTCGGAGTTGTCGCGGCCGGTGCAGGAACGGGCGAGTTCGGCGAGTGTCTCGGAGCGCTCGGGCGAGGTGGCCTCGCCCGCGTAGATGCCCTCCCACATGAACTGCACGGCCTGCAGACGCAGTCGGGCGGGCCCGGACTCGTGCCGGGCGGCCTCCGCCTCGACCGTGCGGACGGCCTCCTCCAACTGGTCGTTGTGGAGCAGGGCTTGGGAGAGCCGATAGACGGCGTCCACCCGCTCGGTGCCGTCGAGTCCGGGCATCGCGAGCGCGCTGCGCAGATGGCTGATGGTGGTGGCCGGTGCGGTCAGCAGGGCGGCGCAGCCCAGTTCGTACAGGACGTGCGGGTGGATCTCCGGCCGGGGCGGCTCGCGCAGCGCTCGCTCCAGACAGCGGCGGGCCGCGTCCGGGGGGGGCGCCGACGGCGAGATGTTCCTGGGCGGCGGAGCGCAGTTGGCCCACGAGTTCGGCGTCGTCGTCCGGATGGACCTCCAGCAGATGCCGGGAGGCGGCCGCCGGGCCGCGCCCGGAGTCGGTGACCACGCGGGCGGCGATGCCGTGCATGGCGGTGCACAGGGCGGGCGGGATGGAGTTGTAGACGGCGGTGGCGATCAGCGGGTGGACGAACTCCAGGTCGCCCTCCTCCGCCGGGGCCGCCGCCGGGTCGGGGGCGGTGAGAATACGGGCGGTGCGCAGGAGTTCGGCGCAGCGGACCGCGTCGTCGCGGCTCATGGTGGCGAGCTGGGCGACCTGGTCGACGGTGATCCCGGCGCCGAGGATGGCGGCCGCCCAGGCGAACCGGGTGGCCTCGATGCCGAGTCCCTCCAGGCGGGCGACGAGACCGCCCCCGCGGGCCGAGCGGTTCAGGGCGCGCAGTTCGGCCGCGGAGGACTCGACCGGTTCCATCTCGCTGTCCTGCACCTTGGCGAGCAGCTCGACGGTCTCGTAGGGATTGCCCGCGGTGACGGCCCAGACCTCGCGGCAGAACGCGGCGTCGGCGTGCCCGCCGAGGGTCGCGCGGGTGAGGCCCGCGGTGGCGTCCGGGGTCAGCGCGCTCAGCGTGGCGACGGGGCGGCTCGCCGTGGCGGCCACCGCGTCGAGGTGGCGGGCGCTCTCGCCGCGTACGTCGCCGGGCCTGCGGGCCACCACGACCAGCACGGACAGGTCGGCGAGGCGCTCGGCGAAGGCGGCGAGCCAGCGCAGGGTCTCCTGGTCGGCCCAGTGGGCGTCGTCGATGAGCAGCACCAGCGGCCAGTCGCGCCGTGCGAGCCGTCGTACGGCCGCCACCAGGCCGTCGCACACGCCCTGCGGGTCGGCGCGGCGATCGCCGGGGTCCGCTATGCCGAGGGCGGGGCCCGCGATGTCGTACCAGTCGCCGAGGTACTCGCGGGCCTCCTCGGGCAGCAGGGACACCAGCGCGGGCTGGAGCAAGTGCCGTACCACGTAGAAGGGAACGGACTTCAGGGCCTCGCCGCCGCGGGCCGACCACACGTGGCAGCCGCGCGCCTCGGCGATCCGTCGCGTTTCGGCCAGCAGGGCAGTCTTGCCGAGGCCGGCTTCGCCCCGGATGACCAACAGGCTTCCCGAGGAGGACCGGTCGGCGCAGAGGGTGTCCACCGCCCGTCGCACGGCGGCGACTTCGGACTCGCGCTCCCACAGGGAAGCCGAGGCGGCCGCTGTGGGCCGTACCTCCGTCATCCCGCTACCTCCCCAAGTCGCCCGAACGACGTACAGGCATCGAGCGTAGTCCTCCGGCCGCACGGTTGGAGGGCGGTCCGGGGAGCTGTTGCCGTGACGGGTGACGGAGTGTTCGGGAAGATGACAACCGGGCCGGCCGGTCGGGTCCGGAGCCCTCTCATCCGGCTTTCACCGATGCCTCATACGGTGGGGGCATGACGCAGGTGACTCCTCCCGGGTGGTATCCCGACCCGGGGCAGACAAGTGACGGTCCCGCCACCGAGCGCTGGTGGGACGGCAAGGCATGGACGGACCGGACCCGCCCCGTGGGATCGGCCGCCGCATGGGGTCCGCCGGCGCCTTCGCCGGCCGCCGGGACTCCACCGGCATATCCGGCCCAAGCGGAATTTCCGACCCAGCCGGGCTATCCCGGCCAGCCGGGGTATCCGGTCCATCCCGGGTATCAGGGGTATCCGACGCCTCCGCCCGCCGGTCAGCGGCGCGGGCTGCGGAGGGGCATAGCCGTGGCGGTGGCCGCCGCGGTCCTCGCGAGCATCGGGGTGGGCGTGTACGTCCTCGCCGACAGCGGGGGTTCGGACGGCGGCTCCGCCAACTCCCGGCCGGGGCAGGGCAGTCCCTTCGGCGACGGCGGGTCCGGGGGTTCCGGTGACTCGGGTGGCTCTGGCGGCTCCGGTGGTTCCGATGGGCCGTCCCCGAGTCCGGAGGGATCCGAGGCGCCGCGGATCGAGAGCGGTTCGGTGACGGACGCGATCAGCGGGATCAGCCTGCCGGTGCCGGACGGCTGGTACGGCCAGGAGATCACCGCGGGCGCGTCGGTGACGTCGGACGAGACGTACAAGTGCCCCGACGACACCTCTTCGACCTGCACCAAGGGCGGCGCCTACTCGGCACCGGCGAGCCTGCTCGGCACCACCGGCACGAGCGCCGAGGAGGTGGCGAAGGCGGACATCGAGAAGAACGCCGAACAGTCCTACGGCGAGGGCTACGGCGGGATCACCTCGCACGACGTACTCGCCTCCAAGGCCGTGACCGTGGCCGGGCAGAAGGGCTACCTGGTGCGCTGGAAGGCGATCACCGCCAAGGGCGCCGACGGCTACGTCGAGTCCCTCGCCTTCCCCTCCCCCGCGGACTCCGGCCAGATCGTGGTGGTCCGCTTCGGTGTCGACGTCGGCGAGCAGCAGTCCGTCATCGACGAGATCACCGAGGGCATCGAGGTCGCGTCCGGCGGGGGCAACGGCCAGGACGTCTGAGGCCCCCGGAAACCATGCGGCCGGGTGGGGCACCTCTCCGCTGAAGAGGGACCCCACCCGGCCGGGGGGTGCGCGCCGCCCCCGTCCCCACGGTGCGGCGCGTGCAGGTCACCGTCCAGTCATCCCGCGGACGGCGGCCTGAGCTCTATTTCAGGCCCGGCCTCGTGTCAGGCCCAGCTTCATTTCAGCCCCAGTGCGGGCAGTACCGCGGCCTCCACGAACCGGAGCAGATAGTCGGGGTCGGCGAACTCGCCCTCCAGGACCGGCCGGGCCCGCAGCACGCCGAAGATCTGCGCGGCGACGTACGGCAGCGCGGGATGGTCGGCGGCGACCTCTCCGCGCTCGACCCCACGCTGGATGATCTTCCGGAGCGCGGCCAGCTCCGGCTCGACGAGCGCCTCGCGCAGCGCCCGCTGGAGTTCGGGGTCCTGGGTGACCGCGTGCCCGAAGGCCTGGAGCAGGATCGTGGTGTCGCCGGACAGGTCGCCCGCCGCCCGGCCCGCCGCGCGCAGGTCCCCCGCGAGCGTCCCGGTGTCGATTCCGCCGAAGCGCGGACACCTGCTGGCCCGCAGGGCCGCCGCGACGAACTGGGGCTTGGTCTTCCACTGCCGGTAGAGCGTGGACTTGCTGCACCGCGTGCTCGCGGCGATGCCCTCCATGGTGACGGCGTCGTATCCGCACTCACGGATCTGGTCGAGGACGGCGTCGAAGAACTCCTGCTCACGCTCGGGCGTGATCTTGGAGCGGCGCGAGGCGGCGACCGTCTCCGGTCCGTCCGCGGCCTGCGACGTCATCGGCACTTCTCCTCGGCTCGGGGCTTCCAGTGTGGCCTATGTCAATCGATACGCCAGTGTACCGGTACCCGGCCGTATCGGTACACTGCCGTATCGGTACAGTGGCGTTTCGGTACTCGCCCGTATCGATGAGTTAGGCACGCTCGCGGAGTCACCAGCTCCGTGGGCCGCCGCCCGCACCACCCACGCACCACCGTCAGCGAAAGGGCCGGGGGATGAATGCCCGCACCGAGCCTGCACCAGCGAAGTCGGACGCCGTAGCGCGTCCGCCGCTCGTCCGAGAGCTCCTGCTCGTCGCAGGGCTCTTCCTCGTCTACAAGTTCGGCCGACAGCTGGCCACCGGTCACACCGGTGAGGCCTTCCGCAACGCGGACCGCGTGTGGGACCTGGAACGAGCCGTCCATCTGCCCGGCGAGGGCTCGGTGCAGTCGGTGCTGCTGCACGGCGACACCCTGGTCCATGTCGCGAACACCTACTACGCGACCGTCCACTTCCCGGCCACCGTGGCCTTCCTGGTCTGGCTCTACCTGCGGCGCCCCACGCACTACGTGTGGGCCCGCCGGGTACTGGCCACGGTCACCACGGTCGCTCTGGTCGGCCACCTGCTCTTCCCGCTGGCCCCGCCCCGGATGCTCGCCGCGACCGGCCTGGTGGACACCGCGCGGGTGTACGGACCCTCCGTTTACGGCCCGCCCTCCAGCGACCACCTGTCGAACCAGTTCGCGGCGATGCCCTCGCTGCACTTCGGCTGGGCCCTGATGGTGGCGATCGGCCTGATCGTCGCCACCCGCTCCCGCTGGCGCTGGCTGTGGCTGCTCCACCCCGTGCTGACCCTGCTGGTGATCGTGGGGACGGCCAACCACTACTGGCTCGACGCGATCGTGGCGGGCGTACTGCTCGCACTCACGCTCGCCGTCATTCACCTGCCGCACCGCACCCGGACCACCGCGGGACGCGGCACCGAACACCTCGTACCGGCCGAAGTACCCGTTGACGAACCGACTCTCGTGGGAGCGGGCCGATGAACGCCACACTGCTCGCGGTAGTGCTGTCCCTGTTCTCCGCCGTCGCCTACGCGGCCGCCGCCGTCGCCCAGGAGCGGCTCGCCTCCCGGACCCCCGGGAACGGTGTCCTGCGGCTGCTGGGCTCGGCGGCCTGGTGGTCGACCGTCGGGCTCAACGCCACCGGCGCGCTGCTGCACGTCGTGGCCCTGAAGTACGGGCCGCTCACCGTCGTGCAGCCGCTCGGCGCGCTCACGCTGGTCGCCGCCGTACCGCTGGGCGCGCGGGTCGCGGGGCGCCGGGTCAGCGCCGTCGAGTGGCGGGGCACCGCCCTCACCCTCCTCGGCCTCGCGGCGATCCTCGTCACGGCGTCCGGGCACGCCCCCGACGATGTGCTGAGCGTGTCCGAGGCGGTGGCGGTCGCCGGAGTCACCTCGGTGCTGATCGCCGTGTTGGGGCGGCCGGGCAGGCGGCGGGGCCTGCGGCACGCGACCGCGTCCGGGGTCGCCTCCGGAGTGGCCTCGGCGCTCACCCAGACCGTCACGGTGGCCGCGACGGACCGCTCGGGATCGCTGCTGAGCATGCAGGTGATCGGGGTGGCTCTGGTCGTCGCGGCCTTCGCGGCGGGCGGACTGCTGCTGTCGCAGTCGGCCTACCAGGACGGCCTGGACGCCCCGCTCGCCCTGGTCACCCTGTCCAATCCGGTGGCCGCCGCGCTGATCGGGCTCGCCCTGCTGGGCGAACGCCTCCAGGGCGGTGCGGCCGGCGTGCTGCTGGCGCTGGCGGGCGCGGGAGTCGCGGCCCGGGGTGTGGTGCTGCTCACCCGGGCGGCACCCGCCACCGAGGACGACCACCCCGTGGCCGCCGTGCTGGCCCTGGAGCCGGGGACGGCGTCGGTGGAACCGGCGCTGGTCACCCGGCCCCAGCGCGAGGCCGGGCTGATGCCCCGGCAGCCGGAGCCGGGGCATCTCACGCCACTGTGACCGCGTAGCGACCCGGCGTCAGTCCACGACGATCGCCGGGTCGCTCACCCCGGGACGCCCGTTCTCGACGTGCCCGGCGAACCTCCGCAGGAACGCCGGGTCGGCGTCGGAGGTGACCGTCAGGTCGTACCAGCGCCGGCTCGCCGCGAGGTCGACGGTGTGCCGGACGGTGGCGCCGGGTCGCACGGTGAAGGTCCGAGCCCGACCGCCGTACCCATTGCTGACCTTCAGCCGGACACTCGTCTCCCCCTTGTTCGTGAAGGTGAGCCGCACGTCGTCGCCGATGTGCCGGGCGGTGACCTCGGGCCCGGCGGTCTTGTTCGGGCCCTTGAAGACGCGCAGGAAGCCGTTGGGCCCGTGCACGGTCAGGTCGTACGAGCCGTTCGAGTACGCCGAGTTCCAGGTGTCGGCGATGTTCTTGCCGGCCTCGGTGGTGTACGTCCACGGCCCGTCGGTGCGGTTGCCGGAGGTGACCAGGAAGGCGGCGCCCGCGTGGGCGCCGGAGGCGAAGGTCAGCGTGAACTTGCCGGCCGCCGCGTCCACCGAGCCGTCCGTGTACGGGGAGTACTTCAGCGGGCGGGCGGGACGCAGACCGCGCTCCTGGCGGGGCATGTCCGGGTCGGCGGGCGGCGTCGGCTTGTAGTCGGGGTGCCGCTCGCGGTCCTGCGGCTCGTACTCGTCCGTCTCCGGCAGGGCGGCCGGGCGGCTGTCCTTGCGGGAGAAGTCGAAGGCCGAGGTGAGATCGCCGCAGACGGTACGGCGCCACGGAGAGATGTTGGTCTCCTGCACCCCGAACCGGCGCTCCATGAACTGGAGGATCGAGGTGTGGTCGAGAGTCTCGGAGCAGACGTAACCGCCCTTGCTCCACGGCGAGACCACCAGCATCGGCACACGCGGGCCTAGGCCGTAGGCACCGGCCGGGCGCCTGCTGTCACCGGGGTAGAGGTCGAGCGCGACATCGACGGTGGACTTGCCCCGGGAGGCGTCCTTCGGCGGCAGCGGCGGCACCAGGTGGTCGAAGAAGCCGTCGTTCTCGTCGTACGTGATGAACAGGGCCGTCCTGGACCAGACCTCCGGGTTGGAGGTGAGCGCGTCCAGGACCTGGGCGATGTACCAGGCGCCGTAGTTGGAGGGCCAGTTGGAGTGCTCGGAGAACGCTTCCGGGGAGGCGATCCAGGAGATCTGCGGCAGCGTCCCGGCCTTGACGTCGGCCCGGAGCCGGTCGAAGTAGCCGTCGCCGTTCTTGACGTCGGTGCCGCTACGGGCCTTGTCGTACCAGGGCTCGCCGGGCTGGGCGTTGCGGTACTTGTCGAAGTACAGCAGGGAGTTGTCGCCGTAGTTGCCGCGGTAGGCGTCGGCGATCCAGCCCCAGGACCCGGCGGCGTCGAGCCCGTCACCGATGTCCTGATAGATCTTCCAGGAGATCCCGGCCTCTTCGAGCCGCTCCGGGTAGGTGGTCCACCCGTACCCCAACTCGTCGTTGCCGAGGACGGGCCCGCCACCCTGGCCGTCGTTCCCCGTGTAACCCGACCACATGTAGTAGCGGTTCGGGTCGGTGGAGCCGATGAACGAGCAGTGGTAGGCGTCGCAGACGGTGAAGGCGTCGGCGAGGGCGTAGTGGAACGGGATGTCCTCGCGGGTCAGGTACGCCATCGTCGTGGTGCCCTTCGCCGGGACCCACTTGTCGTACTTGCCGCCGTTGTACGCCTGCTGACCGTCGGTCCAGCCGTGCGGCAGCCCCTCCAGGAACTGCATGCCGAGGTCGTCGGCGGTCGGATGGAAGGGCAGCAGCTCCTTGGTGCCGTCGGACTGGTGCCAGACCGACTTGCCGCTGTCCAGCCGCGCCGGGTGCGGGTCGCCGAAGCCGCGAACGCCTCTCAGCTTGCCGAAGTAGTGGTCGAACGAACGGTTCTCCTGCATCAGGACGACAATGTGCTCGACGTCCTCGATCGACCCCGTGCGGTGGTTCGCCGGGATGGCGGCGGCACGCTGGATGCTGCTCGACAGTGCGGTGAACGCCGAGGTGGCGCCCGCGAGTTGGAGGAATCTGCGCCGGTTGACATCGGGCATGAGTGAGGGACCTCTCCCCTTGAGGGTGTTCGACCGGACGGAGCCGTTTGACGGATTGCGCGCGGAAGGAGTGTTCCAAGAGCACCAAACGTCAGGGAAGGGTCTGGTGGCTGCTGTGTGAAAGTCGGCGGTACGGGGGGTGCCGGGGGATCTTGTGCCGGGACTCATCCACCGGTGCCGGGGTGGGACAGCCGCTGAATGCGCGCGTGACGTCGACCGGCGTGGTGGGCCAGGGCGCGGTCGAGATCCTCGGGCGTGGTGTCCAGGCGGCTGCCCTCGATGGAGATCAGGCGCAGGCCGCCGTATTCCTGCCGGTAGGGCCACCACATGAAGCGGGGCGGCCGGGCGCCGGGTCTGAGCCACATCACCAAGGAGTGCCGGACGGCGGGGTGTTGGGTGGCGATGATGCCGACGCTCTCTATGTCGCCCCAGGGGACACGGAGGGTGCGGGCGCGGAGGCCGGAGCAGGTGAGGGTGAGACCGGCCGCTCCGATGCGAAGGGCCACTCGATGACGGTTCGTCAAAAAGTAGGCGGCCAAGCCGAACAGGGGCACATTGGCGAGCACGAGCGACTGGAACGCGGCGAGCAGCACCGGAATTTCCCGATCGTCGGCCCAGAAGGTCAGAGCCATCAGTGGCGCGACGAGGAACGCGCAGAGGACCATCGCCGTGCCCTTCGACCGCAGCCCTTTGAAGGTCGTCCCTTCGTCGGACGTTCGCGGCACGCGTGGCACCTCGTACCGTGTGGGCCGTAGCCAGTCCCGGCCCGGTGGCGCGAGTTGCCCGTCCCCGGCGAACCTTTCGAGAGCCGTGTGCAACTCACGCTGGTCGACGGCGAGTTCAGGAAGCGTGCACACGGTGACGCAGCCAATGGTGAGCCGGGGCAGATAGAACGCGGAGCGGTCGACCGGTTCCGGTGCGGTGGCCCGGTTGAGCGGGCGCAAGGCCAGCAGGCCGAGCCGGTCGAGGCCGCCGGGCCAGCTGACGACACCGATCCGCTCTATCTCGGACCAGGCGTAGACGATCTCGGTCTCCGCACTGCTGAGCGCCACACCGGCCGCGCTGATCACCAGCCGGACCGGGTGGGCGATCCGTGAGACAGCGAACCAGGTCACCGAGCATGCGGTGACCGAGAGCGCGAGGGACGGCAGCCCGAGCCCCAGACGGAGGGGGCCGGTCAGCAGGTCCTTGGGGAACGCGGCGTACGCGAACAGCGCGGAGAGCACCGCGATGGTGATGAAGTAGCCCCGCGCCGCGGAGAAGACCGCCACCGTGTCCTCGTCGGGTGCGGGCGGACCGAGCGGTGCGTTGCTGGGGGTCCAGGCCGAGCCCGCGGTTCGCGCGAGGGCTTTCTCCACGGCGGCGGGTGGAGCGTCGAGGTGGCTCAGGCCGGCGAAACGCAGAGCGCCTCTTCTGCTGTCCCACCGAGGGCCGGGGGCACCGCGTTTGGCGGTTTCGACCAGGACGCCCGGTTTCGGCTTCAGCATGAGCGTGTAGCGGGTGCCTCTCAGGCGCCCGCCCCTGGCGACCGCGATGGACACCCTGCTCACCCGGTGCCACGGGTAGTAGAAGTGCTGGTCCTTGCTGTAGCGCACCTCGATCCCGTCCGGGCCGATGATCAGCGTGTAGCCGCTGGGCAGCACTCGGCCCAGCGTGCCGAACAGCAGGACCATCGCGGCTATCGCGCCGCCCGTGACCAGCCCGGCCGGGGAGAGCGGCTCCATCGTCTCCCCGTCCTGGGGACCGAACCGGACTCCGACCCAGCCGATGCCCAACATCCCCGAGGCAGCGACGGGCCACTCCAATAGACGCCGACGCCAGACCTCGGGCTGCAGCCGGGTCACGGGCACCGGGCCCCCGTCCTTCACGGCAACAGGCCGCTCAGCGGCATCCCCTCCCTCCACCGCCCGGTTCCGCACCAGCGCCAACGCCGCGTGCCCGTCCGACCCCTGCTGCCGTGGGCTCGGCATGGACCGCGCCTGCAGCGCCGCCGCCAACGGCTCGAACAGAGCACTCAGCGGCAGCAGTTCGGGGCCGCCCGGCAGACCGTCGCGCAGGAGCTGGATGAGTTCGCCGGTGAACGCGGTGTAGCGGTCCGTCGGCGGCGCGAACGACTTCAGGTCACCGGAGGAGGAGGTGAGCAGATACGTCCCCCGGATCTCCAGAGGCTCCTCTCCGCCTCCCACGTCGCCCATCATCGAGTCCAGCACCCAACCGCTCTGACAGCAGTCCAGAATGAGGATCCTGTTCCGGCAGGGCGCGGTCTCGAAGATCTCCCGGATCGCCTGGAACGGCACCGTCGTCCAGCGCAGGTCGTTCTGGTCGGTGCCGCTGAGCGCCAGATGCAGCTCGCTGTAGTCGTGGTTGTGGATGCCGTGCCCGGAGAAGTACACCAGCAGCGTGTCGGGGGCGTCGGCCGCCGCCTCGCGGATCGTGCGGCACACTCCGCGCGGGTCGGAGGAATCCTGTACGACGGTGCACCGGCCCGGGAGGAACGCGCCCGAGTCCGCGGTGAGCAGCTCCGACAGCACCTCCAGGTTGTTCCGGACGGCGAGAAGGGGCTTGAGGTCCGGGCTGTCGTAGGAGGAGGTGCCGATGAGGACCGCCCGTGACCCTCGGGGATCCGGCAGCCTGGACCTCACGGCTGTGGCGGGTTCAGGTGGTCCCGCAAGGCCTCCTCCAGCAGGGCCCGCGCATCCTCGGCCGAGTCGGCGGTGACCTTGGCGCTGCGGCCGTCGGCCAGGGTGATCTCCACGGAGGTCGGCGACCGGCGGGCCGTGAGCAGGGCGGGGAGCGTGGTGATGAGGGCGGTGAGAGCGCCCCCGCTCCCGATCCCGACGAGCAGCAGCTCAAGACCGCTGCCCATCTCCCCGTTCTCGGCCTCACCGCGCACGACGTCCACATACCCGCGCAGCTCGGGCCGCTGGGTCAACTGCTTCCGGATCGCGACGAAATCGGCACCCGTCGTCTCCGCCCCGGTCTCGTCGATCAGCCGCAGCGTCACCTTCATGGCGTGTCGCCTCCCCCGTTGTGCAGTGCGGGGGTCAAGTGTGCATGACGGGAAGGGCAGTTGTCTCATGATCACAGCGGCTCGGGCAGCAGTGCGAAAGGCACCTCGCCGACCCGCTTCCGCGAGGCGGAAGAAGTATTGCGGCGCCCCACCGCCCTTCCGGACGATGCCACCACCGCACACAGACGGGAGCCGCAACTATGCCGCACATGACCGCCTTCGCCAGGAACCAGTGGTACAGCTAGCGCATCTTTCTGACCTGCGCTTGTGTGGAGGCGATGAGGCTGCGACCTGCCAAGACGGGTTTCAGAGGCGGGGCCAGACGCGCGAAGGCCTCCAGGATGGCCGTCCTGGAGGCCTTGGCCGCACCGATGGGAGGTCGGTCCCGGACACCACCCGTGGTTTTAGCGGGCCTGGATGGCGTCCACGTCTTTGCGAGACGACCCCACCGTGCCACACAGCGCCTATCCGACGTACCTCCAGCAGGAGCACTCCCACCCGTCCGGCCCGTTGGGCCTCTCCCACCTGCCCTCGGCGCAGCCCATCTCGTCCTCCTCGGGGACCTCACCGGCCGCTACGCCGCCGGTAGTTGCAGCAGGCTCGCCTCCGACGGCCGGGCCGTGGTGCTGCGTGGGAACCGCCGGGGCGCTGCCGAGCACGGGCACCGGATCACTGCGGCCATCGCCTGTCACGTGGCCCGTATCGGCGGCACCGTCGACCAGTTGACCCGGCTCCTGCTGCATCCGGAGCATGAGGGTGCCAGGCATGCCCGGAGCATTGCGCTGTGCTCGGGCGAGTCACGTGCGCTCCACTACATCCGCCGGGTGTGGTCCAGTGCCTCGGAAGCGGTCAGCACCAGCAGGACGCTGGGCTCCCGACACGAGGCGCACGAGGTGCTCGCCGCGCTGCGCGACCGCATCGAGACCACACTGGCGCGGGGAGCGGGGACGCACTCCTTGGCCGGCGCCACGGTGTCCTTGGAAGCGAGGATCATGAGCAGCGGCGCGGTGATGCGCTCGGCGTAGGGGCCCGCCCGCGATCTCGGCGAAGTGCGGGTGCGCCCGCAGTACCCGCAGCGCGGTCCGCGAGATGTTCGGGAGGGTTCCCGAACCCAAGAAACTCATCGAGTACGAGGGCCAGCACTACGAGATCCTCTCGAATCACCTGCCCGAGATCGTCTCCCGCAGCGCAGGGTGGCGCGCTCTGACCCTGAATCGCTGAATACACCCTCAGGACACACTCGTCCGTTTCCGTTCCCGCCCAGCCGACCGTCGTGGAAGCGCCGAGTCCCCGCGCAGAAGGCGGCTGGAGCGGCAGGTGCCGCCTGTGGCCCGGGGCCGAGCCCGCGGCACCTCCGCTCCAGCCCACGGCGAGGCGCCGGGCTCCCATCGTGATCAGAGCCCGCCAGGATTACCGAGACGGAAACCCCGACGTCACCTCGGCAGAAATGGCCGGGCCCTCGACGCGGCGCGGCGTATCCCCTGGGGACGCTTCCCTGGGCGGGCGGCGGCCGGAAGGTGACTTTGTCAGCGGTGAAGCGCGCGTCGAGTGTGGTCGTCGTCACGGCGACCGATCGCAGGTGCAGCCCCCCAGGGATGCTGCGCAGGACAACGGGCTCTGCCAGCACCCTGTCGAGCACAGCTCGCCCGGGAGGGGGCAGATGTCCCTGGGTGGCGCGGACCTCCGCGAACGCGATGCGGTTGTCGGAGAGGACCGA from Streptomyces davaonensis JCM 4913 encodes the following:
- a CDS encoding caspase, EACC1-associated type, which gives rise to MRSRLPDPRGSRAVLIGTSSYDSPDLKPLLAVRNNLEVLSELLTADSGAFLPGRCTVVQDSSDPRGVCRTIREAAADAPDTLLVYFSGHGIHNHDYSELHLALSGTDQNDLRWTTVPFQAIREIFETAPCRNRILILDCCQSGWVLDSMMGDVGGGEEPLEIRGTYLLTSSSGDLKSFAPPTDRYTAFTGELIQLLRDGLPGGPELLPLSALFEPLAAALQARSMPSPRQQGSDGHAALALVRNRAVEGGDAAERPVAVKDGGPVPVTRLQPEVWRRRLLEWPVAASGMLGIGWVGVRFGPQDGETMEPLSPAGLVTGGAIAAMVLLFGTLGRVLPSGYTLIIGPDGIEVRYSKDQHFYYPWHRVSRVSIAVARGGRLRGTRYTLMLKPKPGVLVETAKRGAPGPRWDSRRGALRFAGLSHLDAPPAAVEKALARTAGSAWTPSNAPLGPPAPDEDTVAVFSAARGYFITIAVLSALFAYAAFPKDLLTGPLRLGLGLPSLALSVTACSVTWFAVSRIAHPVRLVISAAGVALSSAETEIVYAWSEIERIGVVSWPGGLDRLGLLALRPLNRATAPEPVDRSAFYLPRLTIGCVTVCTLPELAVDQRELHTALERFAGDGQLAPPGRDWLRPTRYEVPRVPRTSDEGTTFKGLRSKGTAMVLCAFLVAPLMALTFWADDREIPVLLAAFQSLVLANVPLFGLAAYFLTNRHRVALRIGAAGLTLTCSGLRARTLRVPWGDIESVGIIATQHPAVRHSLVMWLRPGARPPRFMWWPYRQEYGGLRLISIEGSRLDTTPEDLDRALAHHAGRRHARIQRLSHPGTGG
- a CDS encoding effector-associated constant component EACC1 is translated as MKVTLRLIDETGAETTGADFVAIRKQLTQRPELRGYVDVVRGEAENGEMGSGLELLLVGIGSGGALTALITTLPALLTARRSPTSVEITLADGRSAKVTADSAEDARALLEEALRDHLNPPQP